In one window of Acidobacteriota bacterium DNA:
- a CDS encoding aminotransferase class V-fold PLP-dependent enzyme: protein MIYLDNAATSFPKPEAVYRELQDYLRRDGANPGRAGHQWAVRVEKTMDDTRNLLARFFGMDDHRRVIFTLNGTDSLNMAIKGVIRPGDHVVTSLLEHNSVSRPLKQLESDGSITLTQLPFSREGFVDPEDFRRALTPQTRLVVLLHASNVLGTLQPIAEVGRICRRHEALFLVDAAQTAGVVPIDMQAMQIDLLAFPGHKALFGPPGIGVLLVGHRAELLPWREGGTGFDSEDPLQPRRFPHLLEGGTPNTLGVAALRAGLRFVTGQGLDSIRDHEQRLLARLTESLRDNPKICLYGSLDPHRRVGSVALNREGYTSSEVGAILDNSFEIAVRPGLHCAPYLHRHLGTVPDGAVRISPGYFSTEEDVDRCLSALEQL, encoded by the coding sequence ATGATCTATCTGGACAACGCAGCCACCAGCTTCCCCAAGCCGGAGGCCGTCTATCGGGAATTGCAGGACTACTTGCGCCGCGATGGCGCTAACCCCGGCAGAGCCGGACACCAATGGGCAGTACGGGTGGAAAAGACCATGGATGACACCCGCAACCTGCTGGCCCGCTTTTTTGGAATGGATGATCACCGTCGGGTCATCTTCACCCTCAACGGAACCGACTCCCTCAACATGGCCATCAAGGGCGTGATTCGGCCCGGAGACCACGTGGTCACCAGTTTGCTGGAGCACAATTCGGTCTCCCGCCCCTTGAAACAACTGGAAAGCGACGGCAGCATCACCCTGACCCAACTGCCCTTCTCCCGGGAGGGGTTCGTCGACCCCGAAGACTTTCGCAGGGCATTAACCCCGCAGACGCGGCTGGTGGTGCTGCTGCACGCCTCCAATGTCCTGGGAACCCTGCAACCGATTGCCGAGGTCGGCAGGATCTGCCGCCGACACGAAGCGCTGTTTCTGGTGGATGCGGCCCAGACCGCCGGAGTCGTCCCCATCGACATGCAGGCCATGCAGATCGACCTGCTGGCTTTTCCGGGCCACAAGGCCCTGTTCGGTCCGCCCGGCATCGGAGTCCTGTTGGTGGGCCACCGGGCCGAGCTGCTCCCCTGGAGGGAAGGCGGGACCGGTTTCGATTCGGAAGATCCCCTGCAGCCCCGGCGGTTTCCCCATCTTCTGGAGGGAGGGACACCCAACACCCTGGGCGTGGCGGCGTTGAGAGCGGGCCTGCGCTTTGTGACCGGCCAGGGCTTGGACAGCATTCGAGATCACGAGCAGCGCCTGCTGGCTCGATTGACCGAATCCCTCAGGGACAATCCCAAGATCTGCCTTTACGGCTCCCTGGATCCGCACCGCCGGGTGGGTTCGGTGGCGCTCAACCGGGAGGGCTACACCTCCTCGGAGGTAGGAGCGATCCTGGACAACTCGTTTGAAATCGCCGTCCGGCCCGGCCTGCACTGTGCCCCCTACCTTCACCGGCACCTGGGCACGGTACCCGATGGAGCCGTCCGGATCAGCCCGGGATATTTCAGCACCGAGGAAGATGTCGATCGCTGCCTCTCAGCCTTGGAGCAACTGTGA